The following DNA comes from Limnobacter sp. SAORIC-580.
GGTACTGTGGCCTTGGCCTTCGGTATTGCAGCATCAAGCTTGTTCCCGGTAATCATGATGGGTATTTTCTCCAAGACCATGAACTCCACAGGCGCAATCGTGGGTATGTTGACAGGCTTGGCAGTAACCCTGTTCTACGTGTTTGCACACAAGGGTATTTTGTTTGTAAACGGTACGGAATACCTGCACTTGGTTGGCGGTGCCAACGGCTTCTTCGGCATCACGCCTGAAGCTTTCGGTACGGTAGGCGCGATTTGTAACTTTGTTGTGGCCTATCTGGTCAGCAAGGTAACAGCACCACCCCCAGAGCACATTCAGCACTTGGTTGAAGATGTACGTACCCCGCGTGGTGCTGGCATGGCAACTGGTCACTGATTGACTGTTCAACAATAACCACTGCCTTCACTGAAAGGCAGGGCTTGAGAAGCTTGAAAGCCCGGTGAGAAATCACCGGGCTTTTTGTTTTTCTAGAGTAAAACTGTTACTTCCACACTCAAAAAAATGCTCCAATGCTTTGAAATTGGGCATGTATCCATGGGTGACTTGCCAAAGCGGCAATCAGCAGCCCCACGAGCAAAACAATTCCGAAAGGCTTGAGAGGGCTTGTTTTTGTGGGTGTAGCAGGCAATGCAGTGGGCGCTTTGACCGTGTTTTTTTGAACTTGCTGTGTGTTGTCTATCGAGGTTGCTTGGCTGCCTGCCTGGTCCATGGGCAGACTGTTTTTGACCTTTTCCGGAACAACTTTGCCTAAAAACCACATGGCGGCGCTAATCACGACCAAATCGTCGGTAATGCCAAACAGCACGAGGAAGTCGGGGATCAGGTCGATGGGGCTAAACAGATAAACCACCACAGCCAACATGAAGCCCTTGATCCATTTGGGCGTGTCTGCATGCCGGAAAGCGTGCCACAGCATGCGACCATGAGTTTTCAGGGCTTTAAGTTTCGTAAGAATCGGAAAAAAACGTGTGATCATGCGCAGTACCCAACAACTAAAAAGAGGACTCATTGTGACCCAAGCACCCTTGATGATCCAGCGTTCATGCCGAATCCCTGTGCCTCTGGCCGATTGCTTTGCCTTGTACACCCGTTTAAAGGCGGATGAATACATTCACAGTGACGCACTCATAGCGCCGATTACTCGTATAGAAATGATTCAGGGCAAATCGTTCAATGAAGTGGGCGATATTCAGCGAATTACATTCAAGGGCGGTGCTGTTATTGATGAAGAAGTGTTGGCCTTTGTGCCAAATCGCCAGTTTGTATACAAGGGTACGGGCTTTAGCCAACCCCTGTTGAATTGGCTTGATCATGCCAAAGGCTCATTTGAATTTGAGAAGGATGGCGACGGCACTTTGGTGACCTGGCGCTACCTGTTTTATTTAAAACCCGGCTTGGGCATTGGGCCCAAGCGACTCGTATTCAAGGCGGCGGTAGTTGATTTGATCTGGAACCGGATGATGACCAAAACTTTGGTTAATCTCACCCAAATCATCACCCTGCGCGCCTTGCAGGCAGGAAAAAGATGATGAATCCGTGTGTAAAAAACAGCCTGCGAATTGCGGCTGTTTTCAGTTTGATGATGTTGGTTTTTCTGGGTTTCCAGAGTACGGCGCGCGCTCAAACAGTGAGCGGAAAAGAGCCTGATATTTGTGTATTCGACTTACTTGGTGCCAAAGGACCAATTTTTAATTTGGCTCAGGAATATGCCCTTGAGGGCCGAAAAAACGGCTACGGCTTTAAACCTGTGGTGTACACCAATGAATCGGTTGCCGCCAAAGACTTTGAAATTGGTGTGTGCGATGGCCTGGTGGCCACTGGCATTCGCACCCGAAAATACAACAGCTTTACCGGCAGTCTGGATGCGATTGGTGGCTTGCCCAACTACGATGCAGTGTTGCTGGCTTTGAAGTCAATGGGCAGCCCCCAATTGCAAAGTGTGATGCAGCAAAGTGACTTTGAGGTGGGTGGTGTATTGCCCTTCGGTACAGCTTATGTGTTTGTGCGCGATCGCGAAATCAATTCACTGGCCAAGGCTGCGGGCAAGCGGGTTGCGGCTTTGTCGCACGATGAATCGCAGCGCAGGCTGATTGAGCAGGTTGGCGCACAACCGATTGCTGCGGACGTATCCAATTACGGTTCCATGTTCAACAACGGCGCTGTGGATATTATCGTGGCCCCTTCGATTGCCTACTCACCTCTTGAGCTTTACAAGGGCCTGGGCAGGCGTGGCGCAATTATTCAGTTGCCTGTGGCCATGGTCACTTATCAAATCATTTTGCGAAAGTCGAAGTTTCAGCCGGGTTCAGGCCAGAAATTGCGGGCTTTTGTCGCGCAGGAAATGCCCAAGGCCTTGGAAGCCGTGAAAAAAATTGATCGACAAATTCCAGACAAAGCCTGGCTGAAAATGATGGATGCAGACAAGGTGGAATACACCACCATGATGCGTGAAGCCCGAATCAGCTTGAGTAAAGATGGCGTGTACGATGGTTGTGCCTTGCGTCTGCTGAAAAAGGTGCGTTGCTCAATCGATGGCAAAGCCTCTGAGTGCAGTTTGCCCGAGGGCTACACAGTGCCCAAGAGTTGCCCGATTCAGGCCATGTAAGCCGGCGCTTCTGGTTTAGCCAATCACCACCGGGGTGTCGGGAAGTTCATTCTTGCCGCCCCCACTGTGCGGAAAGTGCTCAATCAATTTTGTGCTGACCGCATCAATACTGTTCATCACCCCAGCCTCGAATTGTCCTTGGGCAAACGACTGCTCAATTTGGTGGCATAGCACTTCCCAGTAAGCGTTGCCAACCTTGGCGTGAATACCCCGGTCTGCCACAATTTCGATGGCATGGTCCGCCAGCAGTACATAAATGAGCACTCCGTTGTTGAGCTCGGTGTCCCACACATGCAATTCACTGAATACCTCAATGGCGCGTTGACGGGGCGTTTGCGCCTGCAACAGGGGGTGTAGTTCGAGCGCGCTTTCCACCGCGAATCGAATTTCACCGGAATGCTGGCTTTCGCTGGCGCTTATGGCCTGCGCGATGTGTTGCAGGTGTGAGGGCGAGAATGTTTTCCGCACATCGCGCTCGGTGGTTATCAGGTGTTTTACTACACGTTTGAAATTCATGGTTACCACCTACCCGAAGCGCCACCGCCTCCAAAACCGCCGCCTCCACCACTGAAGCCGCCACCGCTTCCAAAACCGCTGCCACCGCGACCGAAGCCACCACGGCCGCCACCCATGCCA
Coding sequences within:
- a CDS encoding YkvA family protein — protein: MITRFFPILTKLKALKTHGRMLWHAFRHADTPKWIKGFMLAVVVYLFSPIDLIPDFLVLFGITDDLVVISAAMWFLGKVVPEKVKNSLPMDQAGSQATSIDNTQQVQKNTVKAPTALPATPTKTSPLKPFGIVLLVGLLIAALASHPWIHAQFQSIGAFF
- a CDS encoding SRPBCC family protein is translated as MRSTQQLKRGLIVTQAPLMIQRSCRIPVPLADCFALYTRLKADEYIHSDALIAPITRIEMIQGKSFNEVGDIQRITFKGGAVIDEEVLAFVPNRQFVYKGTGFSQPLLNWLDHAKGSFEFEKDGDGTLVTWRYLFYLKPGLGIGPKRLVFKAAVVDLIWNRMMTKTLVNLTQIITLRALQAGKR
- a CDS encoding TPM domain-containing protein, with protein sequence MNFKRVVKHLITTERDVRKTFSPSHLQHIAQAISASESQHSGEIRFAVESALELHPLLQAQTPRQRAIEVFSELHVWDTELNNGVLIYVLLADHAIEIVADRGIHAKVGNAYWEVLCHQIEQSFAQGQFEAGVMNSIDAVSTKLIEHFPHSGGGKNELPDTPVVIG
- a CDS encoding putative solute-binding protein, coding for MMNPCVKNSLRIAAVFSLMMLVFLGFQSTARAQTVSGKEPDICVFDLLGAKGPIFNLAQEYALEGRKNGYGFKPVVYTNESVAAKDFEIGVCDGLVATGIRTRKYNSFTGSLDAIGGLPNYDAVLLALKSMGSPQLQSVMQQSDFEVGGVLPFGTAYVFVRDREINSLAKAAGKRVAALSHDESQRRLIEQVGAQPIAADVSNYGSMFNNGAVDIIVAPSIAYSPLELYKGLGRRGAIIQLPVAMVTYQIILRKSKFQPGSGQKLRAFVAQEMPKALEAVKKIDRQIPDKAWLKMMDADKVEYTTMMREARISLSKDGVYDGCALRLLKKVRCSIDGKASECSLPEGYTVPKSCPIQAM